Proteins co-encoded in one Lacerta agilis isolate rLacAgi1 chromosome 6, rLacAgi1.pri, whole genome shotgun sequence genomic window:
- the PRELP gene encoding prolargin, with the protein MKGLARLIFPLILVLICEVNGQRRKPGRKRATPPPSEPVEPTELPPPLPPGPPSVFPDCPRECFCPPDFPSAIYCDSRNLRKVPIFPPRAHYIYLQNNFIDELPEESFKNATELRWINLDNNRIAKVNKKVLDKLESLMFLYMEKNHLREVPNNLPPNLEQLRLSRNRISKIPAGVFNNLNHLILLDLHHNELNDGNFNKNTFKGLKNLMQLNLAHNRLHKMPPSVPNAIHQLFLDENQIEDIPNNYFKDFPNLAFIRLNYNKLSDKGLPKNSFNLTNLLVLHLAYNNLTNIPYINSRLEHLYLNNNSIEKINGTQICPNSMVAFHDPSSDFENMPRLRYLRLDGNHLKPPIPLDLMMCFRLLQSVVF; encoded by the exons ATGAAGGGGCTTGCCAGACTGATTTTCCCGCTCATTCTTGTGCTGATTTGTGAGGTGAATGGACAGAGGCGCAAGCCTGGAAGAAAGCGTGCTACTCCTCCACCCTCTGAACCAGTTGAACCTACAGAATTGCCTCCGCCTCTGCCACCTGGACCTCCCTCAGTTTTCCCAGACTGCCCTAGAGAATGTTTCTGCCCTCCAGATTTCCCTTCAGCCATTTACTGTGATAGCCGCAACCTGAGAAAAGTGCCCATCTTCCCACCCAGGGCCCATTATATCTACCTGCAGAATAACTTCATTGATGAGCTTCCTGAGGAGTCCTTCAAGAATGCCACAGAGCTGAGATGGATTAATCTGGATAACAACCGCATCGCGAAGGTGAACAAGAAGGTGCTGGATAAGTTGGAAAGCCTTATGTTCCTGTACATGGAGAAGAATCATCTTAGGGAAGTACCCAACAATTTGCCTCCCAATCTGGAACAACTTCGGCTGAGCAGGAACCGGATCTCTAAGATCCCTGCTGGTGTATTCAACAACTTGAATCACCTCATCCTCTTAGACCTTCATCACAATGAGCTGAATGATGGAAACTTCAACAAAAATACTTTCAAGGGGCTCAAGAACCTCATGCAGCTCAACTTAGCTCACAACAGGCTACACAAGATGCCACCTTCGGTTCCCAATGCAATCCACCAGCTCTTCCTAGACGAGAATCAAATCGAAGACATCCCCAACAACTACTTCAAAGATTTCCCCAACTTGGCTTTCATTAGGCTTAACTACAATAAGCTCTCCGACAAAGGACTGCCCAAGAATTCCTTCAATCTCACTAACTTGCTGGTGTTGCACTTGGCATACAACAACCTCACCAACATCCCCTACATCAACTCCAGGCTGGAGCACCTCTACTTGAATAACAATTCCATTGAAA AAATCAACGGGACCCAGATTTGCCCCAATTCTATGGTCGCTTTCCATGATCCGTCCTCAGATTTCGAAAACATGCCCCGTCTTCGCTATCTGCGCCTGGATGGCAACCACCTGAAGCCACCGATCCCCTTGGACCTGATGATGTGCTTCCGACTCTTGCAATCTGTCGTGTTCTAA